CGTTATACTCCGGTTTTGAGAACAGCAGATAATATAACAACTTTTAAATTTGTTACAAAAATGATTGCTCTTCAGCATAACTTACATGCTACTTTTATGCCAAAACCTATCTTTGGAGAAGCAGGTTCAGGTATGCATGTTCACCAGTCTTTATTTAAAAATGGCAAAAACATTTTCGCTGATGAAGATGATGAATTAGGTTTAAGTGAAGAAGCTTATTATTATATAGGTGGTATCTTAAAACATGCTCCAGCTTTTACTGCAATTACTAATCCGACTATAAATTCTTATAAAAGAATGGTTCCAGGTTATGAAGCACCTGTTTATATTTCCTGGTCTACTCAAAACAGGAGTGCGTTAGTAAGAGTTCCATCATCTCGTGGAATTGGTACCAGGCTTGAAGTTCGTAGTCCAGATCCTTCTTCTAATCCATATTTGGCTATGGCTGTAATGTTTAAAGCTGGTCTAGATGGAATCAAAAATAAAATAAAACCTGAAGAGCAGGAAACTGAAAATATTTTTGAAATGAGTTCAAAAAAGCTTTCGAAAAAAGGAATAGACACTCTGCCTAGAAATATTATGGAAGCAATAGATGAACTTAAAAAAGATGAGGTTATTAGAGGAGTTTTAGGAGAACATGCATTTCAACATTTTGTAGAAGCTAAAAAAATTGAATGGGAAGAATATAGAACAAGAGTCCATCAATGGGAATTAGATCGTTATTTAAATAATTATTAATTTATCCTCTTGACTTTTTATGATACAATACGATATTATATAACTAACAAGTAATACAATTTTAGCAAAAAGCAATACAATAAACAAAAAGCAATACAATTTAGGATAGTGTATTATTTGATTAAAAAGTCATAAGGAGAGGTCTAATATGTCACGAAAAAACATTAAAAAAATTTTTGAAGATTTCAATTTAAAAGAGGCAGGTGCTCGGATTATTGCTTACCTGGCTCTTTTTATTGCTTTTACAGCTGTAGGTACTTATTTTCATATACCAGGACCCAGCTCTTCCTATTTTAATTTAGGTGAAGTTTCAATTTACATTATTGCTTTAGTTTTTGGTGCAAAAGCAGGAGGGATTGCAGGAGCATTAGGTTCATCTTTAGTAGATGTTATGCTTGGATATTCGATATGGGCTCCTTTTACTTTTGTAATTAAAGGTCTTGAAGGCTATGTAGTCGGTAAGATAAGTAAAGAAGGAAGTTGGATTCGTAATATTTTAGCCATAATCGCTGGTGGAAATATCATGGTAATAGGTTATGCAATTACAAAAGGATTTTTAATAAGTTGGGCAGCTGTATTACCTGAGATAGGTATTGATTATGCTCAAATGCTTATTGGCGGGGTAGTTGCTTTACCTATTGCACACAAAATTAATGCTTATCTAAGAAATTCATGATTTTTTCTAATTTAAGGAGAGGTTAAGAAATGAAGGCAGGAAAAATTGGAGTAAAAAAACTTTCGAATACTATTTTAAATCAAATTACTCATCATAGAAAAGATGTTCTATTAGGAGCTCAAATTGGAGAGGATAGTGCTGTAGTTGATTTTGGAGAAAATTCTTTAGTAATTTCCTCTGATCCCATTACAGGAGCAGCCCAAAATGCTGGATACCTGGCAGTAAATGTTGCCTGTAATGATCTGGCAAGTACAGGAGCTACTCCTATTGGAGTTGAAGTAGTATTATTACTTCCAACTGGTACTACAGAAGAAAAAACTATAAAAATAATGAAAGAAATTGATTCATCTGCTCAGGAAATAGATGTAGAGGTTTTAGGGGGGCATACTGAGGTCCTTGATTTAGTTACTGAACCTATAATTGTGGTAACAGCTATAGGAAAAGTTAAAAAAGGGAGACATATCCCTACTTCTAAGGCAAAAGCTGGTGATGATATTATATTAACCAAAGGAGCAGGTATCGAAGGTACATACATATTAGCTAATGATTTTGAAAATAAATTGATTAAAAAAAATATTAATAAAGAAATCCTTGATTCTGCAAAAAAATTCAAAAATAAAATTAGTGTTATAACAGAGGGTGAAATAGCTGCTGAACTTATGGCTAATGCACTTCATGACATAACAGAAGGTGGATTATACGGGGGAGTAAAAGAAATGGCATTAGCTTCGAATCTAGGATATAAAATATACAAAGATAAGGTTATTGTTAATAAAGAAACTGCAGAAATAACTAAACTTTTAGAGTTAGATCCTTTAGGTTTGATATCTTCTGGTAGTATGTTGATAGCAGCTTCAAATGGAGAAGAAATACTTCGTAAACTTAATGAGAAAGGTATTAAAGGTTCTATAATTGGTAAATTTACAGCAGATAAAAATTATATTTTATATAAAAAGGGTAAAAAAGTTAATATAGAAAAAGAAAGAAAAGATGAGTTATGGAGATTTCTGGAAAAAAATTAAAATAATACTTGTAATTTATTCCAATTAAGGATATAATATACTTACGGAAAGTAAAATATTGTAAAATAAAAAAATATTTTACTCTCTGAAAATATATCAGGAAGGTGAATAAGATGCAAATTACTGATGTGAGGGTGTATTTATCCAGTCGTAATGGGCCGACAAAAGCTTATGTTAACCTAACTTTGGATGAAGTCTTTGTGATTAGGGGTATCAAGGTGGTTGAAGGGAAAAATGGAACTTTTGTTTCCATGCCCTCGCGGAGATTACGTGATGGGGATTTTCAAGATATTTGTTTTCCAATAACTGCAGAACTAAGAGAAGAAATTAAAACTGAAGTAATTGATTGTTATGAAAAAGAAATAGCTTAAAACAAAAATCCTATAACATTTAAAACAGCGGTAATTTACCGCTGTTTTCTATTTCAATAGTCTTGACAAATTAAGAATTGTCTGTTATACTTCATACGATTAAAGTTGTTTTCAAATAGTGTAAAATTAATTATAATTTATTATATACATAATAATTTCAAATTAAGGGGCTTTTATATAATGGGACCATATGTAATGGCAGAAGATATTTATAAATTCAAATTAGCTTTAGTATTAGGTAGAGGTAAAAGACTGAAAAAGGTTTTAAAAGAATATCCAACTGAAAAAAAATTCAAAAAAGCCTCTCAAGAAGAAATAGCATCTCTTATAGGAATTAAAAATTTAAAATCTAAAACTATGATAAGGCTTAATAGTCTTGATTCTACTTATGACAAAATGGTTACTTTTAAAACAGAATCATATTGGAGTAAAAATCCTGATGCTACTAGAATTATGGGAATAGATACTGAATATTTGAAAAGTGATCTTGATTGTATACAATATGTGATTGTAGAAAATTTAAAACCTATAACCTCTGGATTTATTTTTACAAATTCAGATCTAGCTCCATCTGTTAGTATTAAAGATGGAATTGATAAACTAAGATCTGTTATTAGTGAATATAATCCTGATATTTTTGTAGGTCATAATTTCAATTCTGATATTTCAATAATGGAAAAAGCTTATGGATTTACCCTGCCTGAATTATATTTTTATGATGATACTATGGATTTAATGGATAAGAGTAATTTAGCTAATATAATAGGTGGTTTTAGCTTAGATAAAGTTATTAAAAAGGTTTTTTCAGAGGAGAGTGTTGGACTTTTTACTGCATATAATGATTTAAGTTTGCTTATTGAATATGGGATAAAAGATGCTCTTTATCCCATATTTTTGCGTTATTATTTAATGAATGGTGAATTACCCGAAATAAATTTTGAAGTGGAATTAGAAAATCTGTTAAAAGAAGAAAATAGAAGTTTATTAGAGAAAAATAGTTTTTCATTTTCTTTTTAATCTATGTCAAGGAGGGTGAATATGGAAGATCTTTTAACAATTATTCTTGCTGCTGGAAAAGGTACCAGAATGAAATCTGATAAAACAAAGGTTTTGCACCAAATTGCTGGCAAAGAAATGGTTAAACATGTAATTGAGACTGTTGAGGATTTGAATTCTAAAATAGTATCAGTTATTGGTTATCAATCTGAAAAAGTTAAAGATAATCTTAATGATTATAATCTTGATTTTGTAAAACAGGAAAAGCAACTAGGAACAGCTCATGCAGTTATGCAGGCCAAAAAAGAGATAAAAAAACATGAAGGACCGGTAATAGTTTTATATGGTGATATTCCTTTACTTAAAAGCTCTACTCTAAAAAAAATGATTAAAAAGCATAAAACAGATAAAGCAGCTTTATCTGTTTTAACTGCAGAATTAGATGACCCTACAGATTATGGAAGAATAGTAAAAGATAAAAATAATGAAATAGTAAAAATAGTTGAAGAGGATGATGCCACTAATATAGAAAAAGAAATAAAAGAAATTAATAGTGGAGTATATTGTTTTGATAGTGATTTATTAGTCGAATCACTTGAAAATATTGATTGTGATAATGCTCAAAATGAGTATTATTTAACAGATGCAGTAGATTATATAAAAAATAAAGGTTATAAAGTAATTCCTGTAATGATTGAGGATAATGAAGAAATTATAGGTGTAAATGATAGGAAGGGACTGGCTGAAGCAGAAAAAGTGTTAAGAAGTAGGATTAATGAAGAATTAATGGAAAATGGAGTAACGATTATTGATCCAGCTACAACTTATATTGATAAAGAAGTCGAAATAGCAAAAGATACGATTATTTATCCCTTTACATATATTGAAGAAAATACTGTTATAGGTAAAAATTCTACTATTGGCCCTAATAATAGGCTTGTTGATGCAAAAATAGGTAGTAATGTTGAGTTAAAAGCTAATTGTCAGATCTGGAAAAGTGTAATTGGTGATCATTGTATTGTTGGTCCATTTGCTTATATACGCCCAGGTTGCAAAATAGCTGATCAGGTTAAGGTAGGTGATTTTGTTGAATTGAAGAAAGCACAGGTAGGGGAAAAAACTAAAATTCCTCATTTAAGCTATGTTGGTGATGCTAAAATTGGAGAAAAAACCAATATTGGTGCAGGGACAATTTTTGCAAATTATGATGGTAAAAACAAGCATAAAACAGAAATTGGAGATTCTGTTTTTATAGGCAGCAATTCCACTTTAGTGGCTCCTATAAAAGTTAATAATAGAGGAATGACAGGTGCAGGCTCTGTAGTAACAAAAGATGTAGATGAAGATGCAGTAGTTTTGGGAGTTCCGGCCCGAGTTCATTCTAAAAAAATAAATAATTGAACTATTAAGGAGGATATAAATGTCAGCTTATACTGATAGATTAAAAATCTTTACAGGTAATTCTCACCCTCAACTGGCAAAAGATATTTGTGACTATTTAGGTACTGAATTAGTAAGTGCAAAAATAGGTCGATTTGAAGATGGAGAAATAAGTGTTAGAATTGATGAAACAGTAAGAGGAGCAGATGTGTTTGTAATCCAGCCCACAATGCCTCCAGTTAATGAAAATATTATGGAATTATTGGTTATGATTGATGCTTTAAGAAGAGCTTCAGCTCGCAGAATTTCAGCTGTGGTACCTTATTATGGTTATGCTCGTCAGGATAGAAAAGCTGAACCAAGGGCACCAATTACAGCTAAACTTGTCGCCAATTTACTTGCAACTTCAGGAGCAGATCGTGTTGTCTCAATTGATTTACACGCTCCTCAAATTCAGGGATTTTTTGATATTCCAGTAGATCACCTTTATGCTGCACCATTAATGATTGATTATTTCAGAAAAAAAGAAATAGAAAATATGACAGCAGTATCACCTGATGTAGGAGCAGTAAAAAGGGTTAGAAGTATTGCTCAGGCTCTTGATATACCAATGGCAATAATTGATAAAAGGAGACCCAAACCTAATGTTGCAGAAGTAATGAATATTATTGGTGATGTAGAAGGAAGGAATGTTATATTATTTGATGATATAATAGATACAGCCGGTACAATGTCTGAAGCAGCTAGAGTGTTAAAGAAAAAAGGAGCAGCAAATGTTTATGCTTCAGCTACTCATGCTCTTTTTTCTGGACCTGCTGTAGAAAGATTAAAAAATGCTCCCTTCAAAGAAATTGTAGTTACTAATACAATAAAGACTAAAGGAGAAAAAGAATTAGATAATTTAAAAACATTATCTGTTGCTTCTTTGTTAGGAGAAGCTATTGATAGAATTTATAAAGATTTATCTGTAAGTGTTTTATTTGACTAATAAAGTTAATGAGAATGGAGTTGCATTCTGTTAACTAATGATGTTATAATAAAAATTAGGTGTCAGCCGTTTGAAATTAAAAATTTAAAATTAAGATATAAGGAGAGGATAATGATGGAAAGGTATGAAATAACTGTTGAAGCAAGGGAGGAAACTGGTAAGGGAACAGCCCGCAAACTCAGAAGAGAGGGCAAGGTTCCAGGGGTTATATACGGAAAGAATAAAGACCCTAAACCACTTGTGATTGATCCCCTTGATGTTAATAAGCGTTTATTGGGTAATGCTATTTTTGATGTTACTATTATTGATGGTGATCAAAAGGAAGATGAATTAGCAATAATTAAAGATTATCAAAAAGATGTTATAAAAGATGATCTTTTACATGTAGATTTCCAACTTATTTCCATGGATGAAAAAATTGCAGTTACTGTTCCAATTAAAATTGAAGGTAGTGCTCCAGGAGTTCAAGAAGGTGGAGTTTTACAGAAATTAATGCGTCAGGTAGAAATAGAGTCTTTCCCAGGAGATATTCCTGATGAAGTAGTAGTTAATATTGATGAATTAACAATGGGTGATTCTTTACAGGTAGGAGACTTAGAAGTAGCGGATAGTATTGATATTTTAAGTCCTGCAGGTAATGTTATTGTTACTGTTGTTCCACCTAGTGAAGAAATTACTGAAGAAGTTGAAGAAGAACTTGAAGAAGAATTCATTGAACCAGAAGTTATTGGTGAAGCTGAAGAAGAGGAAGAAGAACTCGAAGAAGGCGAAGAAGAATACGAACCAGAAGAGTAATAATATACTAAAGCGTAATCCAATTAGTGGATTACGCTTTAAATATTATCCCCAGGAGGAATTCAGATGAAACTTATTATAGGTTTGGGAAATCCAGGGGAAAAATATGCCAAAACAAGACATAATATAGGTTTTAGAGCCATTTCAAAATTGGCTAAAGAATTTTCTATTAAAGCTGATCAGTTAAAATGCCATTCATTAGTAGGTGAAGGTTTTTATAATAATGAAAAAATAATTTTAGCTCAACCATTAACCTATATGAATAAGAGTGGTAAAGCTGTAAAATCTCTTTTAAATGAATATGATCTAAAATTAGAGGACATTATAATAATCTATGATGATCTTGATCTGGATATAGGTGAGATTAGGATTAAAAGAAAAGGGAGCAGTGGAGGACATAATGGACTAAAATCTATAATTAATAATCTTAAAAGCAAAGATTTTATAAGAATAAGGATTGGCATAGGAAGACCTCCAACTGGATTTGATATTGCAAAGTATGTTCTTGATTATTTTAATGATGAAGAAGAAATGGTTATACAGGAAACTTTAGTTGAGATTGTAGAAGCTGTAAAAGTTATAAAAAATGATTCAGTGGAAAAAGCTATGAATAATCATAATTAAGTTTAGGCCCGTGCTTTTTATGTAGGGGCTATTTTGTCATTTAATTTATTTTTAGGTAGGGAGATTTTTATAATGAATTTTAATAATATATTATTGTCATTAGATAAAACTAAAAATTTAATAAAAGATTATTCTTCTGGTAAGGATGCAACAATTTATGGAATGAATAATTCAAGATTTCCTTTTTTAGTAGGAAATATATTTTCAGAAACAAAAAAAGACATTATTATTATCACAAATGATACTGGAAGAGCAAATGATATATATGAAGATTTAATTAGGTTACTGCCAGAAGAAAAATTGACTGTATTCCCTCAAATAGAGGTTTTGCCACATGAACAAATTATGACAGATTATTCTGTGACAATTGAGAGATTACAGGTTCTGAAAAAAATAGTTTTCGATAATGAAAGTAATGTATTTATTCTTCCGGTAGGGGCAATTATACGTAAATTGATACCGTATGAAATTTTTAAAAAATATTCTGTTAATCTAGAAGTTGGAAAAGAAATTGATAGAGAAAATTTTATTGAACGACTTTCTATTTTAGGTTATGAAAGAGTTGATATGATTGAAGATCCACGTCAATTTAGTGTTAGAGGTGGAATAATTGATATTTTTTCTTTAACAAATAATAAGCCATACCGTATAGAATTTTTTGGGGAGGAAATTGACTCTATAAGAGAGTTTAGCCTTGAATCACAAAGGTCTATAAAAGAATATAATAAGATTATAATACCCCCAGCTAGAGAAAATTTTATTTTACCTGATTCAATAAAAGCTAAAATACCTATTATAAAGAAAGATATAAATGAAACAGTAAAAAATTTAAATAATATGGATAAAAAAGAAGAAGCAAATCATTTAAAAGAAAAAGGGGAAGAAGTTTTAGAAAAATTAGAAGAACTTAATTATTTTCCTGGTTATGAGCAATTTTTGCCTTATTTTTATAATAAACTGGATTCTTTTTTGGATTATTTGCCAAAAGAACATGGAATATTTATAGATAATCCAGAACGTGTCTGGGAAAGATTGAAAAATCAATGTAGAGAAATTGAAGAAACTCAGGCTACTCTTTTAGAACAGGGTAGTATTTTACCTTCTTATTTTAAAAACTTTCATAATAGTGAAGGTATAAGAGAAAAAATTACTGAAAATAATACTCTGTATTTTTCACCAGAATTTGGCTCTAATCCTTTTGAAGATAACATAAAAGAATATAGATTTAAAACAAGAGGGGTAGAACCCTATCATAGTCAACTGGATATGTTTGCAGAAAGACTAAAAGAACTAGGAAAAGAAGGTTATAAAGTAGCTGTAACTCTTAATTCAACTAAAAAAGCTGAAAAGATATATGAATTTTTAAAAGATAAAGAGTTAGCTGTTTTTCATTCAGAAGAACAGGAAATAAGAGATAATGCTATCTCTGTTTTTTCAGGTAGTTTTTCAGAAGGATTTATTATTAAAGAAGCAAATTTTGCTCTTTATACTGAAAAAGAGGTGATGGGTAAACCTCAAAAAAAGAAGAGGAAATTAGCTGATTTAGAAGATGGAGTGGAGATTTCTTCAATTAATGAATTAACTCCAGGAGATTATGTAGTTCATGAAAATCATGGTATTGGTAAATATCTTGGAGTAAATACCTTAGAAATCCAAAATCAACATCAAGATTATTTAGTTATTGAATATGCTGATGAAGATAAATTATATGTTCCTACTGAAAAAGTAAATCTTGTACAAAAATATATTGGGGCAGATCATAAAAGACCTAAACTCTATAAATTAGGGGGCAATGAATGGCAAAAAGTAAAACAGAAGGTTAAAAATTCTGTGAAAGAAATGGCTATAGGACTCTTAGAATTATATGCTGAGAGAGAAACTGTTGAGGGTTATTCTTTTTCTGAAGATACTGTTTGGCAAAAAGAATTTGAAGATGATTTTTCTTATGAAGAAACTCCTGATCAAATGGATGCAATAGAAGATGTTAAAGAAGATATGGAAAACACTACTCCCATGGATCGTCTTCTTTGTGGTGATGTAGGATATGGTAAAACTGAAGTTGCCATTAGGGCAGCTTTCAAAGCTGCTATGGATGGCAAACAGACTGCGGT
The sequence above is drawn from the Halanaerobiales bacterium genome and encodes:
- a CDS encoding 50S ribosomal protein L25, whose protein sequence is MERYEITVEAREETGKGTARKLRREGKVPGVIYGKNKDPKPLVIDPLDVNKRLLGNAIFDVTIIDGDQKEDELAIIKDYQKDVIKDDLLHVDFQLISMDEKIAVTVPIKIEGSAPGVQEGGVLQKLMRQVEIESFPGDIPDEVVVNIDELTMGDSLQVGDLEVADSIDILSPAGNVIVTVVPPSEEITEEVEEELEEEFIEPEVIGEAEEEEEELEEGEEEYEPEE
- the mfd gene encoding transcription-repair coupling factor yields the protein MNFNNILLSLDKTKNLIKDYSSGKDATIYGMNNSRFPFLVGNIFSETKKDIIIITNDTGRANDIYEDLIRLLPEEKLTVFPQIEVLPHEQIMTDYSVTIERLQVLKKIVFDNESNVFILPVGAIIRKLIPYEIFKKYSVNLEVGKEIDRENFIERLSILGYERVDMIEDPRQFSVRGGIIDIFSLTNNKPYRIEFFGEEIDSIREFSLESQRSIKEYNKIIIPPARENFILPDSIKAKIPIIKKDINETVKNLNNMDKKEEANHLKEKGEEVLEKLEELNYFPGYEQFLPYFYNKLDSFLDYLPKEHGIFIDNPERVWERLKNQCREIEETQATLLEQGSILPSYFKNFHNSEGIREKITENNTLYFSPEFGSNPFEDNIKEYRFKTRGVEPYHSQLDMFAERLKELGKEGYKVAVTLNSTKKAEKIYEFLKDKELAVFHSEEQEIRDNAISVFSGSFSEGFIIKEANFALYTEKEVMGKPQKKKRKLADLEDGVEISSINELTPGDYVVHENHGIGKYLGVNTLEIQNQHQDYLVIEYADEDKLYVPTEKVNLVQKYIGADHKRPKLYKLGGNEWQKVKQKVKNSVKEMAIGLLELYAERETVEGYSFSEDTVWQKEFEDDFSYEETPDQMDAIEDVKEDMENTTPMDRLLCGDVGYGKTEVAIRAAFKAAMDGKQTAVLVPTTILAQQHFTTFSERIGEFPINIDMVSRFKTAAEQKKTLKKVRRGEIDIIIGTHRLLSEDVKFNELGLLVVDEEQRFGVSHKETIKDIKKNVDVLTLTATPIPRTLHMALVGVRDMSVIETPPENRYPIRTYIREFNKQLIKETIRREIGRGGQVYFVHNRVADINKKANMIRKLLPDARVAVAHGQMNENKLEKLMVDFYNQKFDVLVCTTIIETGLDIPNVNTIIINRAENMGLAQLYQLRGRVGRSNRIAYAYLLYEKDKVLSEVAEKRLRAIQEFTNLGSGFKIAMRDLEIRGAGNLLGAEQHGHIASIGFSLYCKLLENAVEELKGEKEESKKEVEINLNEDAYIPDDYISDSKQKIDIYKKIMKADSEESIIDIIDELIDRFGEPPEVVMNLIEISRIKITARKLNIEKIEKKDNTLINCYFENQDTLSGEAVMEIVKKYSKRLKIRSASQPVIGIKLKMDDDRIKLLKNILEDLKDLLYNE
- the glnA gene encoding type I glutamate--ammonia ligase translates to MSKYSKKDILRIAEENNVKFIRMQFVDITGIIKNVAITIEQLPKALDGEIMFDGSSIEGFTRVHESDMYLKPDYDTFALFPWETDQGAVARFMCDIYTPEGEPFEGCPRNILKNVIAEAKELDLEMQAGPEPEFFLFERDDEGEPTTITHDQGGYFDLSPVDLGGNARRDISLALEKMGFEVEAAHHEVAPGQHEIDFRYTPVLRTADNITTFKFVTKMIALQHNLHATFMPKPIFGEAGSGMHVHQSLFKNGKNIFADEDDELGLSEEAYYYIGGILKHAPAFTAITNPTINSYKRMVPGYEAPVYISWSTQNRSALVRVPSSRGIGTRLEVRSPDPSSNPYLAMAVMFKAGLDGIKNKIKPEEQETENIFEMSSKKLSKKGIDTLPRNIMEAIDELKKDEVIRGVLGEHAFQHFVEAKKIEWEEYRTRVHQWELDRYLNNY
- a CDS encoding ECF transporter S component, giving the protein MSRKNIKKIFEDFNLKEAGARIIAYLALFIAFTAVGTYFHIPGPSSSYFNLGEVSIYIIALVFGAKAGGIAGALGSSLVDVMLGYSIWAPFTFVIKGLEGYVVGKISKEGSWIRNILAIIAGGNIMVIGYAITKGFLISWAAVLPEIGIDYAQMLIGGVVALPIAHKINAYLRNS
- a CDS encoding ribose-phosphate pyrophosphokinase; its protein translation is MSAYTDRLKIFTGNSHPQLAKDICDYLGTELVSAKIGRFEDGEISVRIDETVRGADVFVIQPTMPPVNENIMELLVMIDALRRASARRISAVVPYYGYARQDRKAEPRAPITAKLVANLLATSGADRVVSIDLHAPQIQGFFDIPVDHLYAAPLMIDYFRKKEIENMTAVSPDVGAVKRVRSIAQALDIPMAIIDKRRPKPNVAEVMNIIGDVEGRNVILFDDIIDTAGTMSEAARVLKKKGAANVYASATHALFSGPAVERLKNAPFKEIVVTNTIKTKGEKELDNLKTLSVASLLGEAIDRIYKDLSVSVLFD
- a CDS encoding SpoVG family protein, with protein sequence MQITDVRVYLSSRNGPTKAYVNLTLDEVFVIRGIKVVEGKNGTFVSMPSRRLRDGDFQDICFPITAELREEIKTEVIDCYEKEIA
- the pth gene encoding aminoacyl-tRNA hydrolase gives rise to the protein MKLIIGLGNPGEKYAKTRHNIGFRAISKLAKEFSIKADQLKCHSLVGEGFYNNEKIILAQPLTYMNKSGKAVKSLLNEYDLKLEDIIIIYDDLDLDIGEIRIKRKGSSGGHNGLKSIINNLKSKDFIRIRIGIGRPPTGFDIAKYVLDYFNDEEEMVIQETLVEIVEAVKVIKNDSVEKAMNNHN
- a CDS encoding AIR synthase family protein encodes the protein MKAGKIGVKKLSNTILNQITHHRKDVLLGAQIGEDSAVVDFGENSLVISSDPITGAAQNAGYLAVNVACNDLASTGATPIGVEVVLLLPTGTTEEKTIKIMKEIDSSAQEIDVEVLGGHTEVLDLVTEPIIVVTAIGKVKKGRHIPTSKAKAGDDIILTKGAGIEGTYILANDFENKLIKKNINKEILDSAKKFKNKISVITEGEIAAELMANALHDITEGGLYGGVKEMALASNLGYKIYKDKVIVNKETAEITKLLELDPLGLISSGSMLIAASNGEEILRKLNEKGIKGSIIGKFTADKNYILYKKGKKVNIEKERKDELWRFLEKN
- the glmU gene encoding bifunctional UDP-N-acetylglucosamine diphosphorylase/glucosamine-1-phosphate N-acetyltransferase GlmU: MEDLLTIILAAGKGTRMKSDKTKVLHQIAGKEMVKHVIETVEDLNSKIVSVIGYQSEKVKDNLNDYNLDFVKQEKQLGTAHAVMQAKKEIKKHEGPVIVLYGDIPLLKSSTLKKMIKKHKTDKAALSVLTAELDDPTDYGRIVKDKNNEIVKIVEEDDATNIEKEIKEINSGVYCFDSDLLVESLENIDCDNAQNEYYLTDAVDYIKNKGYKVIPVMIEDNEEIIGVNDRKGLAEAEKVLRSRINEELMENGVTIIDPATTYIDKEVEIAKDTIIYPFTYIEENTVIGKNSTIGPNNRLVDAKIGSNVELKANCQIWKSVIGDHCIVGPFAYIRPGCKIADQVKVGDFVELKKAQVGEKTKIPHLSYVGDAKIGEKTNIGAGTIFANYDGKNKHKTEIGDSVFIGSNSTLVAPIKVNNRGMTGAGSVVTKDVDEDAVVLGVPARVHSKKINN